Proteins from a genomic interval of Candidatus Rubidus massiliensis:
- the dapF gene encoding Diaminopimelate epimerase, whose amino-acid sequence MYNYSHYSGTGNSFLIFDRYNCDTPLLPPKMITNICENHFVDGLIYLEKSVIADYKMRIFNKDGSEAEMCGNGIRCLMDFIQKNISQNSQCSIESNYTIHNLRIENDFVCASMGKPSLIQLNQQLKIDNIFFCYHYLDTGVPHIVLFVDEIDKAPIDTLGPLLRYHKHFAPRGTNVNFVSISNEKVFIRTYERGVEGETLACGTGATAAAYVIMQIYNKSEPIEISFKSKEVLQIHQLNGVFYQSGKVKLIKTGQISLESIPIF is encoded by the coding sequence ATGTATAACTATTCTCACTATTCTGGAACCGGCAATTCCTTTCTAATTTTCGATCGCTATAATTGCGATACCCCTCTTCTTCCCCCTAAAATGATCACGAATATTTGTGAAAATCATTTTGTGGATGGGCTAATTTATTTAGAAAAATCGGTTATTGCCGACTATAAGATGAGGATATTTAATAAAGATGGTTCAGAAGCTGAAATGTGTGGAAATGGAATTCGATGTCTTATGGATTTCATTCAAAAAAATATTTCCCAAAACTCTCAATGCTCAATTGAAAGTAATTATACAATTCACAATTTAAGAATTGAAAATGATTTTGTTTGCGCCAGTATGGGAAAACCAAGCCTTATACAACTCAATCAACAGTTAAAAATAGACAACATTTTTTTTTGTTATCATTACTTAGATACAGGAGTTCCTCATATCGTTCTTTTTGTAGATGAAATCGACAAAGCTCCAATTGACACATTAGGACCACTCTTACGCTATCACAAGCACTTTGCTCCAAGAGGAACAAATGTAAATTTTGTTTCAATTTCGAACGAAAAGGTTTTTATACGTACCTATGAAAGAGGCGTTGAAGGAGAAACGTTAGCTTGCGGAACGGGAGCTACAGCGGCAGCTTATGTTATTATGCAGATCTATAATAAAAGTGAGCCTATTGAAATTTCTTTTAAATCCAAAGAAGTTTTGCAAATTCATCAACTAAATGGTGTTTTCTATCAATCAGGCAAAGTAAAATTGATTAAGACAGGCCAAATATCCCTTGAATCTATCCCTATTTTTTAA
- a CDS encoding ribosomal-protein-L7/L12-serine acetyltransferase: protein MLIGKNVQLKWVRQKDLEELYERHANLSNRGDYFPLTVTSESLFKKQFSETGFWSDTYGRLLIVNPIEKIVGSIWYFQSISYFDALEIGYIVWDEPDRSKGYMSESLQLFSQYIFDSKKINRLEIRLFEENLASRKVAEKCGYSFEGIARGAFFHKGKNVDLYQYAKLRTD from the coding sequence ATGCTTATAGGCAAAAACGTTCAATTAAAATGGGTTCGTCAAAAAGATCTTGAAGAACTGTACGAGCGTCATGCTAATCTTTCAAATAGAGGTGATTATTTTCCATTAACAGTCACCTCTGAATCTCTTTTTAAAAAACAATTTTCTGAAACAGGATTCTGGTCTGACACCTATGGTCGTCTTCTTATAGTGAATCCAATCGAAAAAATAGTTGGAAGTATTTGGTATTTTCAATCTATTTCTTATTTTGATGCCCTAGAAATAGGCTACATAGTTTGGGACGAACCGGATCGTTCTAAAGGATACATGAGTGAATCTCTTCAATTGTTTTCACAATATATCTTTGATTCAAAAAAAATTAACCGTTTAGAGATTAGATTGTTTGAAGAAAATTTAGCTTCGAGAAAAGTTGCTGAAAAGTGTGGTTATTCCTTTGAGGGAATAGCAAGAGGCGCTTTTTTTCATAAAGGTAAAAATGTTGACCTTTATCAATATGCAAAACTTCGTACAGACTAA